In Borrelia parkeri, the following proteins share a genomic window:
- the bdr gene encoding Bdr family repetitive protein → MGLAQPVVTQQMVINELTKAGISKDIAIDLSYRYYKNELTYKDIEYLETTFNLKLEKVKVTLQADIRDLDNKIDIVRNEVSLVRKDMEINRVELDGKLDKATSKLKSILRLHGWMFGTIITLNIGIFLTLMSIVYSLLNK, encoded by the coding sequence ATGGGACTTGCACAACCAGTAGTTACTCAACAAATGGTCATCAATGAACTTACTAAAGCTGGTATAAGTAAAGATATTGCTATTGATTTATCTTATAGATATTATAAGAATGAACTGACTTACAAGGATATTGAGTATTTAGAGACTACTTTTAACCTTAAGCTTGAAAAGGTAAAAGTAACCTTACAAGCCGATATTAGAGACCTTGATAATAAGATTGACATTGTTAGAAATGAGGTTTCTCTTGTTAGAAAAGATATGGAAATTAATAGGGTGGAGCTTGATGGTAAACTTGATAAAGCTACATCAAAACTTAAGAGTATACTAAGACTACATGGTTGGATGTTTGGAACTATTATTACCCTAAATATAGGAATATTTTTAACATTAATGTCCATAGTCTATTCATTGTTAAATAAATGA
- a CDS encoding chromosome replication/partitioning protein translates to MSKNIIVLNDREKGLMSISQEEEYENYKFALRKSMINDIENKIQIMEILYNIKTKNLYLIDGYKSFEVFINKFLIKKTQAYSYLKIYEHVLRGDLSINDIKQRGVVDVYKSIKSNEVTSKKSKKNPIKPLRFQLKTEQAYEFYKKNSEFTSFLLEEIFSNEGNILEQLKIRYRNLKNN, encoded by the coding sequence GTGTCAAAAAATATAATTGTTTTAAATGATAGGGAAAAGGGTTTGATGAGCATTTCGCAAGAGGAAGAATATGAGAATTATAAGTTCGCTTTAAGGAAAAGTATGATCAATGATATTGAAAATAAAATTCAAATAATGGAAATTTTATACAATATAAAAACCAAAAATCTTTACCTTATTGACGGATATAAAAGTTTTGAGGTGTTTATCAATAAATTTTTGATTAAAAAAACACAAGCATATTCATATTTAAAAATATATGAACATGTATTAAGGGGTGATTTAAGTATAAATGATATTAAACAAAGGGGAGTAGTAGATGTTTATAAAAGTATCAAATCAAATGAAGTTACCAGTAAAAAATCGAAAAAAAATCCAATAAAGCCGTTGCGTTTTCAACTTAAAACAGAGCAAGCATATGAATTTTATAAGAAAAATTCTGAATTTACAAGTTTTCTTTTAGAAGAGATTTTTAGTAATGAAGGGAACATTTTAGAACAGTTAAAAATCAGATATAGAAATTTAAAAAACAATTGA
- a CDS encoding plasmid maintenance protein: MRNTKKFTNKYQHKLIVLISTLNYMNLKLKKYTQNDILYYFNNNMKNNDQKPIKLKTLQSYLYKLEKEFQVTINYHRHLGVNMGTEIHYKLKYSKKECYCIINKQFREKKEERHKKRVNVYLEKTCIKNSSVEKWECYYNNCNKEKKKDIKLIEKLQVKKYIRKCNFKSDILYSILNLKLEKNITIKVCKIIKRTENLIKNSIYKKINGIKSKRSKQQEISNILNETRIRLENEGYNSKQLETQIQEVYEQYKDKPHFIIENNKYNDLKKIIGNLKKTVEYTNRNTQENKKDIRNNVFSILLEQLRHKIDKSILVSILKDYLNKQDKLTYSKVLNNYYYHELLELINNNIGYLKPKKLEIITS, from the coding sequence ATGAGGAACACAAAAAAATTTACAAACAAATACCAACACAAATTAATAGTTTTAATATCAACACTAAATTACATGAACTTAAAGTTAAAAAAATACACTCAAAATGACATACTTTATTATTTCAATAATAATATGAAAAACAATGACCAAAAACCTATCAAACTTAAAACACTACAAAGTTATCTTTATAAATTAGAAAAAGAATTTCAAGTAACAATTAATTATCATAGACATTTGGGTGTTAACATGGGAACTGAAATTCACTACAAACTTAAATACTCTAAAAAAGAATGTTACTGCATAATCAATAAGCAATTTAGAGAGAAAAAAGAGGAAAGACATAAAAAACGTGTTAATGTATATCTTGAAAAAACTTGCATTAAAAATAGCAGTGTAGAAAAATGGGAGTGTTATTATAATAATTGTAATAAAGAGAAGAAGAAAGACATAAAACTTATAGAAAAACTCCAAGTAAAAAAATACATCAGAAAATGCAACTTTAAATCAGACATACTCTATTCTATTTTAAATTTAAAATTAGAAAAAAATATTACGATTAAAGTATGTAAAATTATTAAAAGAACCGAAAATTTAATTAAAAACAGTATATACAAGAAAATTAATGGTATTAAATCGAAAAGAAGTAAACAGCAAGAAATAAGTAATATCTTGAATGAAACAAGGATTAGACTGGAAAACGAAGGATATAACAGTAAACAGTTAGAAACACAAATACAAGAAGTATATGAACAATATAAAGACAAACCCCACTTTATCATAGAGAATAACAAGTACAATGACTTAAAGAAAATAATAGGAAATCTTAAGAAAACAGTTGAATATACTAATAGGAATACACAAGAAAATAAAAAAGACATTAGAAATAACGTATTTAGCATACTTCTTGAACAATTAAGACATAAAATAGACAAATCGATTTTAGTATCAATATTGAAGGATTATTTAAATAAACAGGATAAGTTAACATACAGCAAGGTACTTAATAATTATTACTATCATGAACTTTTAGAGTTGATAAATAATAATATAGGTTATTTAAAACCAAAAAAACTTGAGATAATCACCAGTTAA
- a CDS encoding P12 family lipoprotein, whose product MKKNVLAVCMLTLLCLLSCDLNVLNELLVKSRESCLENLEKNKKDKKDLNSIKENQEGEEKQADIINNIEERVGVISDMEVVPVVPLTPVNAEIPVFQNYPYYPFRKKIEIKEEDLIPSTKVEQEAYKAIKDIESILKGSGFQQLIENSRELKDEYERLKVDLYNTLSKLQEKRSFKGLSLGNRFRKNRMDIESLNRWYSWLREEYSNFERLINEIDIAIQDIWSAEKFFERAQKTLKEAIIKRLENSTNWRHRLSYVPAQLSGIARSDAEISLKHIESYSRIGEAKGRKKDIEKLIKEAKSYLENLSW is encoded by the coding sequence ATGAAAAAGAATGTTTTGGCAGTATGTATGTTAACATTATTGTGTTTGCTATCATGTGATCTTAATGTCTTGAATGAATTGCTAGTCAAATCAAGAGAAAGTTGTTTAGAAAATTTAGAAAAAAATAAAAAAGATAAAAAAGATTTAAACTCGATAAAAGAAAATCAAGAAGGTGAAGAAAAACAAGCAGATATTATCAATAATATTGAAGAGCGTGTAGGAGTGATATCAGACATGGAAGTAGTTCCTGTAGTTCCCTTAACACCTGTTAATGCAGAGATTCCAGTGTTTCAAAATTATCCATACTATCCTTTTCGAAAAAAAATAGAGATAAAAGAAGAGGATTTAATACCGAGTACAAAAGTAGAACAGGAAGCATACAAGGCAATTAAAGATATAGAAAGTATTCTTAAAGGTTCTGGATTCCAGCAATTAATTGAGAATTCACGTGAGCTTAAAGATGAATATGAACGACTAAAAGTCGATTTGTATAATACACTTTCAAAACTCCAAGAGAAAAGAAGTTTCAAAGGATTGAGTCTAGGAAATAGATTTAGGAAAAATAGAATGGATATAGAGAGTTTAAATCGTTGGTACAGTTGGTTAAGGGAAGAATATTCTAATTTTGAGAGACTTATAAATGAAATTGATATTGCAATACAAGATATATGGTCTGCAGAAAAATTTTTTGAGAGAGCACAAAAAACTTTAAAGGAAGCTATTATCAAAAGATTAGAGAATTCAACAAATTGGAGGCATAGATTATCTTATGTACCAGCACAATTATCCGGAATTGCACGAAGTGATGCAGAAATTTCTCTAAAACACATAGAATCTTATTCAAGGATAGGTGAAGCAAAGGGAAGGAAGAAAGATATAGAAAAACTTATTAAAGAAGCGAAATCGTATCTAGAGAATCTTTCATGGTAA
- a CDS encoding DUF226 domain-containing protein, whose product MESILERLKKKESEIKKKNNRNLFVKVEKINNRTIYHTKIMKDLFSFGINKNQKGKFFVSFRELFNQEKIAVFNLFSLRDDDKFLGISYWYRKPIQNIVTRYEENGIMKASTFSKVYYVEFRFKKGSVFCYIGEITYLLRKEKANKKYYESLVERMINLEKQVYEFYGKKLPNGGIINKWIEKNQK is encoded by the coding sequence ATGGAGAGTATATTAGAACGCTTAAAAAAAAAGGAATCAGAAATTAAGAAAAAAAACAACAGGAATCTTTTCGTAAAAGTAGAAAAAATTAATAACAGGACAATATATCATACAAAAATAATGAAAGATTTGTTCTCTTTTGGAATTAATAAAAACCAAAAAGGTAAATTTTTTGTTTCTTTTAGGGAACTTTTTAATCAAGAAAAAATAGCAGTGTTTAATCTATTTTCTTTAAGAGATGATGATAAATTTTTGGGCATATCTTATTGGTATAGAAAACCAATACAAAATATTGTAACAAGATATGAAGAGAATGGTATCATGAAAGCGTCTACATTTTCAAAAGTTTATTACGTAGAGTTTAGATTTAAGAAAGGTAGTGTTTTTTGTTATATTGGAGAAATTACTTATTTACTTAGAAAGGAAAAAGCTAATAAGAAATATTATGAATCTTTAGTTGAAAGAATGATCAATTTAGAAAAACAAGTATATGAATTTTATGGCAAAAAGCTACCAAATGGAGGGATTATAAATAAATGGATAGAAAAAAACCAGAAATAA
- a CDS encoding ParA family protein, whose translation MDRKKPEIITIANIKGGVGKSILTIIFSYILKDAGKKILVIDLDPQNSLTSYFMQYIKNLEVNNVYEFLRENTNLDFSKYLNKINDRMYLLPSHPNLHLFNQQVDSYKVLSLKHRLKNFLVSYYFDYVLIDTPPNLDSLLDNALHVTDKLIIPIQVERFSVESLSILMKYISKISIYIDKDIDISIVENQFMRNRNTFKDIENSIQEKYGNFIKGKVHFSNKIKVFTNNLQEPSYKELYYQECAECLNNILRI comes from the coding sequence ATGGATAGAAAAAAACCAGAAATAATCACAATTGCTAATATCAAGGGTGGTGTTGGAAAAAGCATTTTAACTATTATTTTTAGTTATATTTTAAAAGATGCGGGCAAGAAGATTTTAGTTATAGACTTAGATCCTCAAAATAGTTTAACCAGTTATTTTATGCAATATATAAAAAATTTAGAGGTGAATAATGTTTATGAGTTTTTAAGAGAAAATACAAATTTAGATTTTAGTAAATATTTAAACAAGATAAATGATAGAATGTATCTTCTACCTTCTCATCCAAATTTACATCTTTTTAATCAACAAGTTGATTCGTATAAAGTTCTTTCTTTAAAACATAGGTTAAAAAATTTTTTAGTTAGTTATTATTTTGATTATGTTTTGATAGATACTCCTCCTAATTTAGATTCACTTTTAGATAATGCTTTACATGTTACAGATAAGCTCATAATACCTATTCAGGTTGAGAGATTTTCGGTTGAAAGTTTGTCTATATTGATGAAATACATTTCAAAAATTTCTATTTATATAGATAAAGACATTGATATATCAATAGTAGAAAATCAGTTTATGAGAAATAGAAATACTTTTAAGGATATAGAAAATTCAATTCAAGAAAAATATGGTAATTTTATTAAAGGAAAGGTTCATTTTTCCAATAAAATAAAAGTTTTTACAAATAACTTACAAGAGCCCAGTTATAAGGAGCTTTATTATCAAGAATGTGCAGAATGTTTAAATAATATATTAAGAATTTAA
- a CDS encoding variable large family protein, which translates to MMKRITFCALLMTLFLLLSCGSGQLQAEKLAAESKNTFLDSLVKIGHGFYEIFGIFGNAIGDTFGFTAVKSGDRRSKVGEHFETIGDGLTTTKNKLNELSNKISEAKNANNSTIEAVKSAIKGANDVFEKLIAALTKLAGVVKEAGDTNIGDANNAGAAVAADKDGVDTIIKSVNAIIEVAKKSEVEISSGDAGGPVNNDAGAAPDALGGNAQAAAGSGPKLVDEVTKADPWAMIDKIKDSTTSGLVAANNNNAGQLVTGAANANGAKAATNADLAAAVALKAMTKSGKFTQPAANEDGAVKAAAVTAVNKVLGILDFIIRKTVASNLDKIREAVKGIQYSETTTESTEASSTQPAATK; encoded by the coding sequence ATAATGAAAAGAATTACTTTTTGTGCGTTATTAATGACTTTATTTTTACTTCTTAGCTGTGGAAGTGGACAACTTCAGGCTGAGAAATTGGCTGCTGAGAGTAAGAATACTTTCTTAGATTCATTAGTTAAGATAGGTCATGGGTTTTATGAGATTTTTGGTATTTTTGGTAATGCTATTGGTGATACTTTTGGATTTACAGCAGTTAAATCGGGTGACAGGAGAAGTAAAGTTGGTGAACACTTTGAGACTATAGGAGATGGGCTTACAACTACTAAGAATAAGTTAAATGAGCTATCAAATAAAATATCTGAGGCAAAAAATGCCAATAACAGCACAATTGAAGCTGTTAAGAGTGCAATTAAAGGTGCAAATGATGTCTTTGAAAAACTAATTGCTGCTTTAACTAAACTTGCTGGGGTTGTTAAGGAGGCTGGCGATACTAATATTGGTGATGCTAATAATGCTGGTGCTGCAGTTGCTGCTGATAAGGATGGAGTTGACACTATAATTAAAAGTGTGAATGCAATTATTGAAGTAGCAAAGAAATCTGAAGTAGAAATCAGTTCTGGAGATGCTGGTGGACCAGTAAATAATGATGCTGGTGCTGCACCTGATGCACTTGGTGGAAATGCTCAGGCTGCTGCAGGTTCTGGTCCTAAATTGGTTGATGAGGTGACTAAAGCTGATCCATGGGCTATGATTGATAAAATAAAAGATTCTACTACTTCTGGTCTTGTTGCTGCCAATAATAACAATGCTGGACAACTAGTTACTGGTGCTGCAAATGCTAATGGTGCTAAGGCAGCTACTAATGCAGACTTAGCTGCTGCTGTTGCTCTTAAGGCTATGACTAAGTCTGGTAAATTTACTCAACCTGCTGCTAATGAAGATGGAGCAGTTAAAGCCGCTGCTGTAACTGCTGTAAATAAGGTATTAGGGATACTTGATTTTATAATTAGAAAAACAGTTGCAAGCAATCTAGATAAGATAAGAGAAGCTGTTAAGGGAATACAGTACTCTGAAACTACTACTGAGTCAACTGAAGCTAGTTCTACTCAACCTGCTGCTACTAAATAA
- a CDS encoding Vsp/OspC family lipoprotein: MKRITFCALLMTLFLLMSCNNSASSPKDGQAAKSDGTLIDLKSVSSKITEAVAFAKDVKEVHTLVKSVGEFAKGIGNKVTQNTGAIAADAGGNNNGALIAGAFSIISVVSTKVEALGKKDGISAELKTQLDDVKAKSKAFLDKVKGDSELCKKDVSDDHAKKALDVNNGTKDKGAEELIALNTAVDVLLTSAKDAVTTAIKELTTPAKPSNT; encoded by the coding sequence ATGAAAAGAATTACTTTTTGTGCGTTATTAATGACTTTATTTTTACTTATGTCTTGTAATAATTCAGCTTCTTCTCCTAAAGATGGGCAAGCGGCTAAATCTGATGGCACTCTTATTGATTTAAAGTCAGTAAGTTCAAAAATAACAGAGGCTGTTGCTTTTGCTAAAGATGTTAAAGAAGTTCATACTTTAGTTAAGTCAGTAGGTGAGTTTGCTAAGGGTATTGGAAATAAAGTGACTCAAAACACTGGTGCTATTGCTGCTGATGCTGGGGGTAATAATAATGGAGCCTTAATTGCAGGGGCATTTAGTATAATATCGGTTGTAAGCACTAAAGTGGAAGCATTAGGAAAAAAAGATGGTATTTCTGCTGAATTGAAGACACAGCTTGATGATGTAAAGGCGAAAAGCAAAGCATTTTTAGATAAGGTGAAGGGAGATTCTGAGCTTTGTAAAAAAGATGTTTCTGATGATCATGCAAAAAAAGCTTTGGATGTAAATAATGGTACTAAAGATAAAGGAGCTGAAGAACTTATTGCATTGAACACAGCAGTTGATGTGTTGTTAACTTCTGCTAAAGATGCAGTAACAACTGCAATTAAGGAACTTACAACCCCTGCTAAACCTTCTAACACCTAA